A window of the Mesotoga sp. Brook.08.105.5.1 genome harbors these coding sequences:
- a CDS encoding carbohydrate ABC transporter permease, with translation MKTIKKQSFIVDVLIWAFLILTAIVILAPIVFMFTASLMPSRDILKMPYPWIPKDLYWQNYWQALRGNDGSFIFPRNILNSFIVAGVVSISTVFLSALTGYGLAKFPFRGRNLVFLLIMATMMIPFEAIMIPLYLVATSLKIQNSYIGLILPFLMNAFGIFLMRQYLITFPDEIIDAARIDGSGEFSIFLRIILPNSAPAIATLAILTFRTQWDNLLWPLLISQSEEMKTIPLYIVKFATEKHTNEGAMMAAAVIASIPILVLFLALSRYFVSGASLHSSRKG, from the coding sequence ATGAAGACCATTAAGAAGCAATCATTTATCGTCGATGTCTTGATTTGGGCCTTCCTGATCCTAACCGCCATTGTAATCCTTGCACCAATTGTATTCATGTTTACCGCATCTCTCATGCCATCGAGAGATATCCTTAAGATGCCTTATCCGTGGATACCCAAAGATCTCTACTGGCAGAATTACTGGCAGGCCTTGAGGGGAAACGATGGGAGTTTCATTTTTCCTAGAAATATTCTTAACTCTTTCATCGTAGCCGGGGTAGTATCGATTTCTACCGTTTTTCTTTCCGCCCTCACAGGATATGGATTGGCGAAGTTCCCTTTCAGGGGTCGAAATCTTGTCTTTCTGCTGATAATGGCCACAATGATGATCCCCTTTGAAGCCATCATGATTCCTCTCTATCTGGTAGCCACATCACTGAAGATTCAAAACTCCTATATAGGACTGATCCTTCCATTTCTAATGAACGCGTTCGGCATCTTTTTGATGAGACAATACCTTATCACGTTTCCAGACGAGATAATTGATGCCGCAAGAATCGACGGTTCCGGTGAATTCAGCATCTTCTTGAGAATAATACTCCCCAACAGCGCGCCGGCTATCGCGACTCTGGCAATTCTAACATTCAGAACCCAGTGGGATAATCTTCTATGGCCGCTATTGATTTCGCAAAGCGAGGAAATGAAGACCATTCCCCTTTACATCGTCAAGTTCGCAACGGAAAAGCACACAAATGAAGGTGCGATGATGGCAGCTGCAGTCATAGCAAGCATTCCAATCCTTGTTCTCTTCCTGGCGCTGTCCAGATATTTCGTCAGTGGTGCTTCACTTCATTCTTCGCGAAAGGGATAA